A window of Neorhizobium galegae bv. orientalis str. HAMBI 540 genomic DNA:
CGTCGAGCGCATCACCCCGGACCTCATCCTCCTCGACGCGGTGATGCCCGGCATGGACGGTTTCGAGACCTGTCGCAAGCTGAAGACCAATGGCGCCGTCGCGCAAGTGCCGGTCATCTTCATGACCGGCCTCACCGAGACCGAACATGTCGTCAACGCGCTCGATTCCGGCGGCGTCGATTATCTGACCAAACCGATCAACATCGACGAACTGCGAGCCCGCATCCGGGTGCATCTTTCCAATGCCCGTTCGGCCCAGAGCGCCCGCGTGGCGCTCGACGCCGCAGGCCGCCACCTGCTGGCGGTCAAGGCGAGTGGCGCCATCCACTGGTCGACGCCACAGGCGACACGGCTGATCAACGCGGCCACCAACAGCGACGATGGGCTCGACATCGTTTCCCGCCGGATTTCCGTCTGGATGGCCGAGCGCGACAAGCCGGGCTTTGCCCGCGACGCCGCCTTCGCCCTCGTCCAGAACGGCCAGGCGAGCCTGCAGTTCTCCTTCCTCGGGGCGATCGGCGCCGACGAACATCTCTTCCGCCTGACGGCCGCCAACAAACGCCCCGACGACGAAGTGTTGCGTCAGCATTTCCCGGTGACCCAGCGTGAATCCGAAGTGCTGCTGTGGATCGCCAAGGGCAAGTCGAACCGCGACATCGGCGACATACTCGGCCTCTCGGCGCGCACGGTAAACAAACATCTGGAACAGATCTATGTGAAGCTCGGCGTTGAAAACCGTGCCTCGGCCGCCGTTAAGGCCGCGCACGTTCTGCATGGCGAGGAACGGTCAGCGTAGCCGAGAACGATCCGGCGAACCGTTTCGAGCGACGAACAAGCTTCTCTGCGCGGCGACGACAGACACTTCGCTACAGTCAGGCTTTCTTGAAAAACTTGTTGATGACCAGACCAACGACGATCTGAACAACAAGCCCGGAAATACCGCCCCCGACGAGCTGACCGGCGAGCGCCGCAAAATCGACGCCTCCGGCCGCCGCGCCGCCGGCTCCAAGAAGCGAGCCGAGGATTGAACCACCGCCAACTCCTCCGACCGCGCCGGCTATGATATTTCCGATCTGGCCGAGATCGGCGTCCTTCAGGATTTTCCCACCCGCGGTCCCGCCGACGGCGCCGCCGATGACCTGGGCAATAATGGCACTCAGATCCATAACATTACCTCTCCTCAAATTGGATTATCCAGGCTCAGGACCTGTTGAATTCATCCAATCTAAGTGACGAATTTCGTGCCCGGCTAGGAGGGAAGATGCAGGAAATGCTCGCACATTCTCAAATCTTCCCGACGCAGTCCAGGCGCGAAACCCGTCTCGTCCTTCGGGTTCGGCTGAATTAACAGGCCCTGACCCTTGATATGCCAGATAGTGGAGATTTCCAAGTCTGGAATTCAGCTGCCGGTTTAGTGGAATTCCGGTGTGCCGCCTATAAGTGCTCCAAAACGCAAAGAAGCCCGGCTTTTGACCGGGCTTCCCTTTTAAGATACGGTTGCCGATAACGGCTCAGCCCTGCGGGAAGTAGCTGTACTTGCCGTCCGGACCCTTCTTCCATTCGTACATGATATAGCCCGGGATCTTCGGGTCGCCCTTTGCGTCGAAGGCGATGTCGCCGAGAACGGTCTTGAACGGACCCTTTTCATGCAGCGTCTTGGCAACGGCTTCGGCGTCGTCGGCCTTGCCAACTGCCTTGATGCCGGCAGCGATGACCTGCACGGCTGCGTAGGAATACAGCGTGTAGGCTTCCGGGTTGAAGCCGGCTGCCTTGAACTTGGCAACCAGGTCCTTGTTGGCCGGGTTCAGCGTCGGGTCGGGGCCGAAGGTGTTGAGCGTGCCTGCGACGGCGTCGCCGGCGATCGAAGCCAGTTCGTTGGAGACGATACCGTCACCCGAAACGAGCGTTGCCTTGAGGCCCTGGTCCTTGGCCTGGCGGATGATCAGGCCGGCTTCGGTGTGGAGACCGCCCCAGTAGATGATCGTGACGCCGGCTTCCTTCATCTTGGAAATGAGAGCCGAGAAGTCCTTGTCGCCGACGTTGACGCCTTCGCGGATGACTTCCTTGAGGCCCTTGGCGTTCATTGCCTTCTTGGTCTCTTCGGCAAGGCCCTGACCGTAAGGCGTCTTGTCGTCGATGATGGCGATCTTCGCGGTCTTGAACTTGTCGGCGAGGTAAGCGCCGGCAACGCCGCCCTGCTGGTCGTCACGACCGCAGGTACGGAAGACGTTCCACAGGCCACGCTCGGTGAAGACCGGGTTGGTCGCAGCCGGGGTGATTTCCAGCATGCCGTTTTCGGCATAGACTTCCTTGGAAGCCGGAATGGACACGCCCGAGTTGAAGTGGCCAACCACGTACTTGACGCCGTCGGATGCAAACTTGTTGGCAACCGAGATGCCCTGCTTGGGATCCGATACGTCGTCGCCGAGGACGATCTTGATCTTTTCGCCGTTGATGCCGCCGGCGGCATTGATGTCGGCTGCTGCCTGTTCGGCACCCTTCTGGAGCTGCGCACCGAAGGCGGCGTTCGGACCCGTGAGCGGACCGCCGACGCCAATAACGATGTCGGCCCATGCGCTACCGCTGAAGGCGACCATGGCCGTCAGCGCAACCGCGGAAAGAAGAGACTTCTTCATCGAGTTACTCCCAATTTTTTAGGTGAGCTGATTTTTCGAGACCGGACGCAATACCCACCATCACTGCGCCGGAAATGTTCCACTCTAGGTTACTTATGATTTCAACCCGAGCTAATCTGAGAACAGAAAAGTGCGGCTGTCAATCTTTCTTCTTGAAGGAGAAAGCCGAAGTCGGCTCGTAGAGCCAATAGTAATTCTGCACCATCTGGCGTGTCCGGCGAATGCGGAATCCGGCACTCGAAAAGACGAGCAGGACGATCACGTCGAGGACGTAGTAAAACGGGCTGATGAACGGCCCCTGGAACAGCGCATAGTGCAGAAAACGCATCGCCACGCCGAGTAGCAGTGTATAGACCACCACCGTCGGATAGCCGTTCCAGCCCTCGGCGGCGGCCTTGCCCGAGCGCCAGGCAGTCCAGAAACCGATGATCAGCACGAGGAAACGCAAGAGGTAACGCACGCCGCTGTCGCTTTCGAAAAACAGTCCCTGCATCCTAAATTCCTCCGGCCGCCAAAAGTACAACCCTTGCGATCAATGCCGTCCACCTTCAAGGTAAGCGGCGCGCACTTCCGGATTGGCGAGAAGTTCTTTTCCGGAACCGCTCATCGTCACCTTGCCGTTGACCATCACATAGCCACGGTCGGAGAGCTTCAGAGCCGCGAACGCGTTCTGCTCGACGAGGAAGACGGTCAGGCCCTCTTCCTTGTTCAGCTTCCTGATCGCCTCGAAAATGCCCTTGACGATCAGCGGCGCCAAGCCCAGCGAAGGTTCGTCGAGCAGGAGCAGCTTCGGCCGGGCCATCAGCGCGCGCCCGATCGATAGCATCTGCTGTTCGCCGCCCGAAAGGGTGCCGCCGCGCTGGCTCTGGCGCTCCTTGAGGCGCGGAAAGAGCGTGAAGATCTTCTCGACGTCCTCGTTGAAATATTTGAGGTTGTCGAGGCCGGCCCCCATCTGCAGGTTCTCGTAGACGGTCATGCGCGGAAAGATGCGCCGGCCTTCGGGAGATTGGGCGATGCGGCGCCGCGCGATCAGATGCGTCGGCAGCTTGGTGATGTCCTCGCCATCGAAGATGATCGAGCCGGTTCGGGCCTGCGGGCTGCCGCAGATGGTCATCATCAGCGTCGACTTGCCGGCGCCATTGGCGCCGATCAGGCTGACGATCTCGCCCTTGTTGACTTCGACATCGACGCCTGCGAGTGCACGGATATTGCCGTAATAAGTCTCGACAGCCTCGACTTTCAGAAGGTTCTCGGCCGCCATCAGTGATTGCCCCCCTCGAGTTCTACCGCAATCACCTCTTCCACCTCGTCATCCTCGACGCCGAGATATGCGGCGATCACTCGTGGGTCGTTCTTCACATGGTCCGGCGAGCCGTCGGAAATCTTCTGGCCGTATTCCAGCACCACGACATGGTCGGAAATCTCCATGACCACCGACATGTCGTGCTCGATCAGCAGGATCGACGCACCCTCGTCGCGGATCTGATGCAGGAGCGTGTTGAGAGCCGCCGATTCGCGCGGGTTGAGGCCGGCCGCCGGCTCGTCGAGGCACAGCAGTTCCGGATTGGTGCACATCGCGCGAGCGATTTCCAGGCGACGTTGGGCGCCATAGGGAAGATCGCCGGCGGGATCGTCGGCGCGATCGGTCAGATCGGCCTTGTCGAGCCAGTACTTCGCCTTCTCGATCGAGGCATCGACGGCCCTGCTATAGGTCGGCAGGCCGAGAAGCCCGAGGATTGTGTAGCCCGATGCCTTCATCAAAGCATTATGCTGCGCGACCAGCAGGTTTTCCAGAACCGTCAGGCCCGAGAACAGGCGGATGTTCTGGAACGTGCGGGCGACGCCGGCCAGCTTGGGGATCTCGAAATCGCGCAGGCGTTCCAGCAGGTATTCCTTGCCGTCCCTGCGCTGCAGAGTGAGCATGCCCATGGTCGGTTTGTAGAAGCCGGTGATGCAGTTGAACACCGTCGTCTTGCCGGCGCCGTTCGGGCCGATCAGCGCGGTGATCTCGCCGCGCCGCACTTCCAGCGACAGGTCGTTGATGGCCATCAGGCCGCCGAACTTCATCGACAGATGCTCTACCTTGAGGATCGTATCGTTCGTCATTGTCGTCGTTCCGAGAGCCATCAGCCGTGGCCCTCCTTGGTAAAGCTTCCTGAAACCGCCCTGCGCTCCTTGAGGAAGGCCGTCGGTTCTCGCGATCCGACGAAGCCGCGCGGCTTGAACAGCATGACGATGATCATCGCCAGACCGAAGAGCAGCATGCGGTAGAGTTCAGGGGTGAAGTCCGGTCCGAACACGGCCTTGAGGAAGGACATTTCGCGCAGCACTTCGGTACCGCCCACCATCACCACCGCGGCGATGGCAATGCCGGTCAGCGAGCCCATGCCGCCGAGAACGACGATTGCCAGGATCACGGCCGATTCCAGGAAGACGAAGCTCTCCGGCGACACGAAACCCTGGCGGGTGGCGAAGAAGGAGCCCGCGATTCCTCCGAACATCGCGCCGGTCGCAAAGGCGGTCAGCTTGGTTGTGACGGTATTGATGCCGAGCGAACGGCAGGCGATCTCGTCTTCGCGTAACGCTTCCCAGGCCCGGCCGATCGGCATGCGCCTCAGCCGGATGGTGACGTAGGCGGTGAGCATGCAGAGCGCCAGGATGATGTAGAACAGGAATATCTTGTAATAGACCGAGGAAGCCGACAGGCCCCAGGCCTTGACGAAACTGTTCGCGCTGCCGGTATCGAATGACCAGATGCCGAAGAACGAGGCCTTGGCGATACCCGAAATCCCGAAGGTTCCCTTGGTCACATCGGTCCAGTTGATCAGCACCAGGCGGATGATTTCCCCGAAGGCGAGCGTCACGATTGCGAGATAGTCACCCCTCAGCCTCAGAACCGGGAAGCCGAGGATGATCCCCCAGAGTGCCGCAAGAATACCCGACATCGGCAGGAGCAGCCAGAAGGACAGGCCGAAATAGGAGGACAGCAGCGCATAGGAATAGGCGCCGACCGCATAGAAGGCGACATAACCGAGGTCAAGCAGTCCCGCGAGGCCGACGACGATGTTCAGGCCCCAGGCGAGCATCACGTAGATGAGGATCTGGATGCCGAAATTGTCGACATATTTCAGCGAGCCCTGCTTGCCGACGATCAGCAGCGACAGGAAGGGATAGACCAGCAGGAAAACCAGAGCGATCTTGAGGAAATGCCGGTGGAAGAAGCTCTTGTTCTCGGAAATCTCGAGAACCCCGCTCTTTGCCTTGGCGAGCTTGCGACGGTCGACATGCGGCTTGATGAAGCCGACCGTCAGGAAGCGGCCGACCGCCGCAACAGCCACGAAGATCGCCAGCAGACCCCAGCGGGTGCGCCAGACGAGCGCGTTGTTGATGTCCTGATAGGTCTCGATGCCGACGAACAGCAAGAACATGAAAAAGGCTATGACGCCGGCAAACA
This region includes:
- a CDS encoding response regulator transcription factor is translated as MAETALPRDIVLLVDDSPETLGFLTEALEKSGFSVLIATAGQSALNIVERITPDLILLDAVMPGMDGFETCRKLKTNGAVAQVPVIFMTGLTETEHVVNALDSGGVDYLTKPINIDELRARIRVHLSNARSAQSARVALDAAGRHLLAVKASGAIHWSTPQATRLINAATNSDDGLDIVSRRISVWMAERDKPGFARDAAFALVQNGQASLQFSFLGAIGADEHLFRLTAANKRPDDEVLRQHFPVTQRESEVLLWIAKGKSNRDIGDILGLSARTVNKHLEQIYVKLGVENRASAAVKAAHVLHGEERSA
- a CDS encoding DUF6867 family protein — protein: MQGLFFESDSGVRYLLRFLVLIIGFWTAWRSGKAAAEGWNGYPTVVVYTLLLGVAMRFLHYALFQGPFISPFYYVLDVIVLLVFSSAGFRIRRTRQMVQNYYWLYEPTSAFSFKKKD
- a CDS encoding ABC transporter ATP-binding protein translates to MALGTTTMTNDTILKVEHLSMKFGGLMAINDLSLEVRRGEITALIGPNGAGKTTVFNCITGFYKPTMGMLTLQRRDGKEYLLERLRDFEIPKLAGVARTFQNIRLFSGLTVLENLLVAQHNALMKASGYTILGLLGLPTYSRAVDASIEKAKYWLDKADLTDRADDPAGDLPYGAQRRLEIARAMCTNPELLCLDEPAAGLNPRESAALNTLLHQIRDEGASILLIEHDMSVVMEISDHVVVLEYGQKISDGSPDHVKNDPRVIAAYLGVEDDEVEEVIAVELEGGNH
- a CDS encoding branched-chain amino acid ABC transporter substrate-binding protein, which encodes MKKSLLSAVALTAMVAFSGSAWADIVIGVGGPLTGPNAAFGAQLQKGAEQAAADINAAGGINGEKIKIVLGDDVSDPKQGISVANKFASDGVKYVVGHFNSGVSIPASKEVYAENGMLEITPAATNPVFTERGLWNVFRTCGRDDQQGGVAGAYLADKFKTAKIAIIDDKTPYGQGLAEETKKAMNAKGLKEVIREGVNVGDKDFSALISKMKEAGVTIIYWGGLHTEAGLIIRQAKDQGLKATLVSGDGIVSNELASIAGDAVAGTLNTFGPDPTLNPANKDLVAKFKAAGFNPEAYTLYSYAAVQVIAAGIKAVGKADDAEAVAKTLHEKGPFKTVLGDIAFDAKGDPKIPGYIMYEWKKGPDGKYSYFPQG
- the livM gene encoding high-affinity branched-chain amino acid ABC transporter permease LivM, which translates into the protein MTASTETGHPNVLAKAVREGLFAGVIAFFMFLLFVGIETYQDINNALVWRTRWGLLAIFVAVAAVGRFLTVGFIKPHVDRRKLAKAKSGVLEISENKSFFHRHFLKIALVFLLVYPFLSLLIVGKQGSLKYVDNFGIQILIYVMLAWGLNIVVGLAGLLDLGYVAFYAVGAYSYALLSSYFGLSFWLLLPMSGILAALWGIILGFPVLRLRGDYLAIVTLAFGEIIRLVLINWTDVTKGTFGISGIAKASFFGIWSFDTGSANSFVKAWGLSASSVYYKIFLFYIILALCMLTAYVTIRLRRMPIGRAWEALREDEIACRSLGINTVTTKLTAFATGAMFGGIAGSFFATRQGFVSPESFVFLESAVILAIVVLGGMGSLTGIAIAAVVMVGGTEVLREMSFLKAVFGPDFTPELYRMLLFGLAMIIVMLFKPRGFVGSREPTAFLKERRAVSGSFTKEGHG
- a CDS encoding ABC transporter ATP-binding protein, with translation MAAENLLKVEAVETYYGNIRALAGVDVEVNKGEIVSLIGANGAGKSTLMMTICGSPQARTGSIIFDGEDITKLPTHLIARRRIAQSPEGRRIFPRMTVYENLQMGAGLDNLKYFNEDVEKIFTLFPRLKERQSQRGGTLSGGEQQMLSIGRALMARPKLLLLDEPSLGLAPLIVKGIFEAIRKLNKEEGLTVFLVEQNAFAALKLSDRGYVMVNGKVTMSGSGKELLANPEVRAAYLEGGRH